The Fulvivirga maritima genome segment AGCATAACCAGACATTCTCTTAGTAAGATCAGCAAACTTGGCTATTTCCTTTCTGGCTTCTTCCAGAGATATTTCCGGTGTTGATAATAAAGGGGTAGAAATATATTCTAGTCTAAACTCTTCTCCATCTCCTTTTGATTTCACCATTCGGGTAACCAAATCAGCTATTTTATTTACAAAGCCTATAAGTAGTAATACGTTGATAAGGTTAAACGTAGTATGGAAATAAGATAGTGCTAAAGGTACTGATTCAGGATCATTAAAAGGTGAAGTTCCTCCCCTTACATCTACCATAAACCATTCTATTCCACTCAAAAACCCCCTAAAAGTGCAGAGCATCCAGATGACCCCAAATATATTAAATATAAAGTGAGCTCGTGCTGCTCGCTTAGCATGCACATTAGCTACCATAGCGGCTAAGTTAGCAGTAATAGTAGTACCAATATTCTCTCCTAGCACCATAGCTGCAGCCAGATCAAATGAAATCCAACCTTGGTTAGCCATTACTAAAGTGAGAGCCATAGTAGCACTAGAAGACTGTACAATTACAGTAAGGATAGTACCTATAACCACAAAGAGTAAAATAGAGAAGTAGTTACCATTTGTATATTGCGCCAAAAATTCCAGCACCTCTGGGTTAGACTTCAAGTCAGGAACAGCATCTTTTAATGCTTCAAGTCCCATGAATAATAAAGCAAAACCAATGATAACCTCAGCCCATGATTTTAATTTAGCCTTAGAGGCGAATAATAACGGAGTACCTACTGCTATAATAGGTAAGGCTGCTGCCGCAATTTTCATCTTAAACCCTACCAGCGAAATAATCCAAGAAGTAATAGTGGTTCCTATATTAGCCCCCATTATCACTCCTATTGACTCTACTAATGAAAGTAAACCTGCATTCACAAAGCTTACCACCATAACTGTAGTAGCTGATGAAGACTGCACTAATCCGGTAAGCAGAAAACCCGTAAATACCCCCGCCCATCTGTGCGATGTCATAGCTCTCAGGATATCCCTCATGCGGCCACCTGCCACCTTCTGTATCCCCTCACTCATTACCTTCATACCATATATGAAGAAACCAAGCGATCCTAAAAGAGTAAGGAAATCAAAAAAATTATACTCCATGTTGTTAAATTTTGCCGCGCAAAGTTAGTTAACTCAAGTGGTTAAAAACTTATCGAATATTAAGTTTATGTTAAGTTCAATTGTATTGATAAGCCAAAATTGCAATTTTGATGGAATTTAACCAGTAATTAGCTCCATATTTATGAATATCAATGCTTAAGCGCTTCCAAGAATTAACAATACTTTTACATTCAGAATGAAGAATTCATTTTTTTAAGCCATAAATTCGCATCTTTTAAAATTTTGACTTTTGTCTCCCAATCAGCGAAAAAATATTGTAAAACAAGCCATGGTCATAATAGGTGCCATGCTTATATTTCTATTCTCCATAGATATGATGGGCGAGTCCTTCAGCCACCTGGGCCGTGGAGTAGCTGAGTCAATATTATTTGCTACCTCCAATCCTTTTATTGGTCTTTTTATAGGACTTCTAATTACTGCTATTATTCAGAGCAGCTCCACCAGCACTTCTATGATAGTAGCCCTGGTAGCCTCCGGTGCCATCACTATTGCCGAAGCAGTACCTATGATTATGGGAGCCAACATAGGCACTACGCTCACCAGCACCATAGTGTCTTTAGGGTTTATTACTAAAAAAACTGAGTTTAGAAGAGCCATAGCTGCCGGCACGGTCCACGACTTCTTTAATATACTAACCACGCTGATTCTGTTCCCCCTGGAATATTATTATGGCTTTATCTCTTCCTTGTCTCAATATATAGCCAACATGCTGGTAGAGACTAATTCCGACAGTTCTCTTAATGAATATGGCTTTAAGCTCTTCCATGCTTTCCCTATTACTCCTTATGTAGTAGAGAAAATCAACAATGGGTTTATCAGCCTGGCACTAGCCTTTATTCTGTTATTTGGCTCTATAAAAATTCTTTCTAAAGTGATCTACAAAATGATCATAGGCGAGTCTCAAGACAAGTTAAGAAATTTTGTATTCAACCGATCATTAAAATCTTTTGCCTGGGGGGTAGGCCTTACTGCAGCGGTTCAATCCAGCTCGGTAACTACTTCGTTAATGGTTCCATTTGTAGCCACGGGCAGAGTATCCTTAAAAAAAGTAACTCCTTTTATATTCGGAGCTAATGTAGGCACTACTATCACAGCCTTTATTGCTGTACTTTTTAAATCTAACGCGGTAATAAGTATTGCCATCACGCACTTATTGTTTAACCTTATTGGTGTAATTATATTTCTGCCGTTCCCTTTTATGCGCAGAATACCTATAAGGCTGGCCGTTATGTTTGGCAAACAAACCATGAAGTACCGAATTACAGGCTTCATCTATATTATCCTTACTTTCTTCCTTATTCCTTTTACACTTATTTATTTTAATAAGAATGCATCTCAGGTTAATGAGCTGACCTATTTAGTAAAAGAAAAAGATAAGAGCTACGAAAGAAAGGTGATTAGAAAGACACTGCCTAATAACCGAAATATGATTATGCCTTCAGGGGTGGAGGCTGATCCGGGAGACATCCAGCAGAGCTCTGTTTTAAATATTTATAGAAACAAAAAATTATTTTTCATCAACAACCGCTTCTTCCTTATTAATAAACCGGGGTTTTGCTGGGATGATGAAAATAAAAAAGGAAAATTTCAGACCTGCATCACCCAAATATTACCAAACTGGGACGCTGATTTTGCTAATGATTCCGTGTATGTGTACACCCGTACATTTTATGACAGAAAAGCAAGCGACTCTTCTTTATACCGCTACTACATAAGCATACCAGAGCAGCTCCTTTTAAAAACAGAAAAGGTGAACAACAAGGGACAAGTCACGCTCTCAGAGAAACTCATCAGAATTAATAAAAATTAATTACTTAGTCCATCCTAAAACCTCATAAGTTTGTTAATGACTATGATTCATTGAATTCTGGTTAACTTGCAACGCAATAAAACATCAGGGTTTTATCTATTAATTATTAATCAAATTAAAAGTGAGAGAAAAGAAAGGCTTATTAAGTTTCTTAAAAGTAGATAACCTCATAGATCATCTAACTGATTTTATAGAATCTAAAGTAGAGGTTTTTAAAATGGAGTTAAAAGAAGAGCTTGCCGCACTTCTTTCTAAAGCAATAGTAACAGTACTATTAGGGCTTACTGCATCTTTTTTTCTTCTATTTTTCAACATCGCTATTGGCTACTATTTAGGCTATCTACTGAAAAATATATTTTACGGTTTTCTAATCGTTTCACTCTTTTATTTAATAGTTTTCATTATATTTTTCTTATTAAGGAACCAACTAGGTTTAAGAGAGTTAATTGAGAAAAAACTAAACGAACTACTAAAAATTAAGAGTAAATAACCATATGGCAACTAGCATAAAGGAACATTGGGAAGAACTATCCGAAAAACACCGAGATAATTTGAAAGCAGATATTGAAGCATTTGTAGACCGAAGTAAAGACCTTGCTCTCGGCGCAGTAGTGATAGGCGGTGGCTTTGCCCTTTCTTATTATTTAATAAAAAAAATGGGAGGAGGCAAAAAAGTAAAAGTAAGTAAAAAGAAAGATTATAATGACCAAACCAGTGAAGTGACCATAGAAAAGCAACCTTCTATGTTGAGCAACGTTGGTCATGTAGTACTAACTGAAATTACGGTATTCTTATTAGCCATAGCCAAAGAGAAGCTAATTCAATACCTACAAAATATCAATACCGAAGAGGAGAATAATGAGTATACTGAGCACTCTTAATCAACGAAAAGTTACAGGACAGAAATCACTGGCCCTACTTATTGATCCGGATAATGTAGAAGAACCCGCTGATCTGGGCAATCTACTTAATCTGGCTAAAGAGTGTTATGTAGATTATATTTTTATAGGAGGCAGCTTAATTACACAAAGCAATGTAGGCAAGATTGTTAATACCATAAAAAAGGAATGCTCTATACCTACTATCCTTTTTCCTGGCAATAATATGCACATAGACCTCAGTGCGGATGCTATTTTGTTTCTCAGCCTTATTTCTGGTCGCAACCCGGAGTTCCTTATTGGTCAGCATGTGGTAGCCGCTCCTATACTTAAAAACAGCGGTATTGAAATATTGCCTACGGGCTATATGCTCATTAACTCAGACACTACCTCTGCAGTGTCTTACATGAGCAACACCTCTCCCATACCTCC includes the following:
- a CDS encoding Na/Pi cotransporter family protein, whose protein sequence is MEYNFFDFLTLLGSLGFFIYGMKVMSEGIQKVAGGRMRDILRAMTSHRWAGVFTGFLLTGLVQSSSATTVMVVSFVNAGLLSLVESIGVIMGANIGTTITSWIISLVGFKMKIAAAALPIIAVGTPLLFASKAKLKSWAEVIIGFALLFMGLEALKDAVPDLKSNPEVLEFLAQYTNGNYFSILLFVVIGTILTVIVQSSSATMALTLVMANQGWISFDLAAAMVLGENIGTTITANLAAMVANVHAKRAARAHFIFNIFGVIWMLCTFRGFLSGIEWFMVDVRGGTSPFNDPESVPLALSYFHTTFNLINVLLLIGFVNKIADLVTRMVKSKGDGEEFRLEYISTPLLSTPEISLEEARKEIAKFADLTKRMSGYAQNLLKKKKNKERGKMMRKIKKYEEITDRVEVEIADYLSKLSTSNLSNEASLRLRGMLSIINDLERIGDLFYQMSLTIERKSDGKNWFSDGQIENLAGMLELVDEAFDIMINNLNIDYSKVTLNQAIEKEAAINKKRDKLRKKHLKNIEKGDYDVMSGIVYADLYNLIERVGDHIINVSEAITGELARDEEDES
- a CDS encoding Na/Pi symporter, encoding MSPNQRKNIVKQAMVIIGAMLIFLFSIDMMGESFSHLGRGVAESILFATSNPFIGLFIGLLITAIIQSSSTSTSMIVALVASGAITIAEAVPMIMGANIGTTLTSTIVSLGFITKKTEFRRAIAAGTVHDFFNILTTLILFPLEYYYGFISSLSQYIANMLVETNSDSSLNEYGFKLFHAFPITPYVVEKINNGFISLALAFILLFGSIKILSKVIYKMIIGESQDKLRNFVFNRSLKSFAWGVGLTAAVQSSSVTTSLMVPFVATGRVSLKKVTPFIFGANVGTTITAFIAVLFKSNAVISIAITHLLFNLIGVIIFLPFPFMRRIPIRLAVMFGKQTMKYRITGFIYIILTFFLIPFTLIYFNKNASQVNELTYLVKEKDKSYERKVIRKTLPNNRNMIMPSGVEADPGDIQQSSVLNIYRNKKLFFINNRFFLINKPGFCWDDENKKGKFQTCITQILPNWDADFANDSVYVYTRTFYDRKASDSSLYRYYISIPEQLLLKTEKVNNKGQVTLSEKLIRINKN
- a CDS encoding phage holin family protein produces the protein MREKKGLLSFLKVDNLIDHLTDFIESKVEVFKMELKEELAALLSKAIVTVLLGLTASFFLLFFNIAIGYYLGYLLKNIFYGFLIVSLFYLIVFIIFFLLRNQLGLRELIEKKLNELLKIKSK
- a CDS encoding geranylgeranylglyceryl/heptaprenylglyceryl phosphate synthase, producing MSILSTLNQRKVTGQKSLALLIDPDNVEEPADLGNLLNLAKECYVDYIFIGGSLITQSNVGKIVNTIKKECSIPTILFPGNNMHIDLSADAILFLSLISGRNPEFLIGQHVVAAPILKNSGIEILPTGYMLINSDTTSAVSYMSNTSPIPPDKYSVAACTAMAGEMLGLKLIFMDAGSGAKTAITPKMITQVNRSINVPLIVGGGIDTATKAKQSLEAGADMIVIGNAAEKNPNLMIEVSEKIYDFNKSLNIH